The following proteins are co-located in the Petroclostridium xylanilyticum genome:
- a CDS encoding transglycosylase domain-containing protein — MPENNMSPKKGQKSNKDKKGTFRFFSVFFKILLIIGLFAGVATAGILGGTLYGYIDTTKELNIDDLKLNFTSFVYYIDPKTGEAKELERLYGEENRVWVDINSIPEHLKNAFIAIEDERFRKHFGVDIKRTLGATINYVFKRDASYGGSTITQQLVKNLTGDKEVSEKRKIQEMWRAINLEKKYSKDQILELYLNTIYLSQGTNGVQAAANTYFDKDVSELTLAEAASIAGITQYPTYYDPFINPENNKKKQEIVLKKMFELGYINKDEYEKALNEKLNFKKGSNQQRTSKQSYFVDQVINDVLNDLQKEKGYSKAIASKMLYTGGLKIYATIDPTIQNAMDKVFKDPKNFPQIKGDIQPEAAMLIMDPYTGQVKGMVGGRGEKTAKRTLNRATQTVRQPGSAIKPIGVYAPALEYGLITPATVIDDVPITINGWSPKNYDNKFHGLTPIRTAIEWSRNIPAVKVLDKLGIDNSFNFLKTNVAITSLVEREKRQDGKIYTDKNLNSLALGGLTDGISVLEMTAAYVPFVNNGKYTSPYTYTKVLDYEGKVLLEKKKKTHIAMSEQTAFLMTQMLKSVVQQGTGTPARLSNNMPAAGKTGTTSDDKDRWFVGFTPYYVAATWFGYDEPKEIKVSGTNPAIVLWRAVMDEIHKGLEVKDFPQPLGIVQAQVCIDDGKKPTELCYKDPRGPRVRTEYFKKGTEPKEECTVHVLEKVDKNNNLLANEYCPPEVVEERVFIVRPEPYVPILDSKGNPILPLDAKYELPSGEYCNEHGPQTGQQQPLQQQQPFENNNSSLQQSELNDTGQNDNFLDDLIQNKKNNKPSKKNAKLKPSNLLEDN; from the coding sequence ATGCCAGAAAATAATATGTCTCCAAAAAAGGGGCAGAAATCAAATAAAGATAAAAAAGGAACCTTTAGATTTTTTTCTGTATTCTTTAAAATACTTTTAATAATCGGACTATTTGCAGGAGTTGCAACTGCAGGAATTTTAGGTGGTACTTTATATGGCTACATAGATACTACTAAGGAATTAAACATTGATGATCTCAAGCTTAACTTTACCTCTTTCGTGTATTATATTGATCCTAAAACCGGTGAAGCTAAAGAGTTGGAACGGTTATATGGAGAGGAAAACAGGGTCTGGGTAGATATCAATTCCATTCCCGAGCATCTGAAAAACGCTTTTATTGCGATAGAAGACGAAAGATTTAGGAAACACTTTGGGGTCGATATCAAAAGGACATTGGGTGCAACCATCAATTATGTCTTCAAACGTGATGCATCTTACGGCGGCAGCACGATCACCCAGCAGCTTGTTAAGAACCTTACCGGCGATAAAGAGGTATCAGAAAAGAGAAAAATACAGGAAATGTGGAGAGCTATTAATCTTGAAAAAAAATACTCTAAAGATCAAATTTTAGAACTTTACCTGAATACCATCTACTTAAGCCAGGGAACTAATGGTGTTCAGGCAGCTGCCAACACCTATTTTGATAAAGATGTAAGCGAGTTAACGCTTGCAGAGGCAGCATCCATTGCCGGTATTACACAATATCCTACTTATTATGACCCATTTATCAATCCTGAGAACAATAAGAAAAAGCAGGAAATTGTTTTAAAGAAAATGTTTGAACTTGGCTATATCAATAAAGACGAATATGAAAAGGCTTTAAATGAAAAGTTAAACTTTAAAAAAGGTTCAAACCAACAACGTACCAGTAAACAGTCATATTTTGTAGACCAGGTTATTAATGATGTGTTGAACGATTTGCAGAAAGAAAAAGGATATTCTAAAGCCATAGCTTCAAAAATGTTATATACAGGCGGATTAAAAATCTATGCAACCATAGACCCTACAATACAGAATGCTATGGACAAAGTTTTTAAAGATCCTAAAAACTTTCCGCAAATTAAAGGAGATATACAACCGGAAGCTGCCATGTTAATCATGGACCCGTACACCGGACAAGTAAAAGGTATGGTTGGCGGAAGAGGTGAAAAAACTGCAAAGCGCACCTTAAACCGGGCTACCCAGACTGTCCGCCAGCCCGGTTCCGCCATAAAGCCCATTGGAGTATACGCTCCCGCATTGGAATACGGTTTAATTACTCCTGCAACAGTGATTGATGACGTGCCTATTACTATAAACGGATGGTCTCCTAAAAATTATGACAATAAGTTTCATGGTCTTACACCTATCAGGACCGCTATTGAATGGTCCAGAAATATACCGGCAGTCAAAGTTTTAGACAAACTGGGAATTGATAATTCGTTTAATTTTTTAAAAACCAATGTCGCCATAACTTCACTGGTTGAGCGGGAAAAACGGCAGGATGGTAAAATATATACGGATAAAAACCTTAACTCCCTCGCCCTTGGAGGACTGACCGATGGTATTTCCGTTTTAGAAATGACAGCCGCTTACGTCCCTTTTGTAAACAATGGGAAGTATACCTCTCCCTATACCTATACCAAAGTATTGGATTATGAAGGAAAAGTTTTGCTAGAGAAAAAGAAAAAAACACATATAGCCATGAGCGAGCAAACGGCTTTTTTGATGACCCAGATGCTAAAGAGTGTAGTCCAGCAAGGTACCGGCACGCCGGCAAGGTTATCAAACAATATGCCGGCTGCCGGGAAAACGGGTACCACATCAGACGATAAAGACAGATGGTTTGTTGGATTCACTCCCTATTATGTAGCTGCCACCTGGTTTGGCTACGATGAACCAAAAGAGATAAAGGTTTCAGGAACCAATCCGGCCATCGTACTATGGCGTGCAGTCATGGATGAAATTCATAAAGGGCTTGAAGTCAAGGATTTTCCCCAGCCTCTTGGAATTGTTCAGGCACAGGTATGTATTGATGATGGCAAGAAACCAACAGAATTGTGTTATAAAGACCCAAGAGGTCCAAGGGTACGCACCGAATATTTCAAGAAAGGGACTGAACCTAAAGAGGAATGTACCGTTCACGTATTAGAAAAAGTTGATAAGAATAATAACCTATTAGCAAACGAATACTGTCCTCCTGAAGTTGTAGAAGAACGAGTATTCATCGTAAGGCCCGAGCCTTATGTTCCTATTCTGGATAGTAAAGGAAATCCAATACTACCTTTGGATGCAAAATACGAATTACCGTCAGGAGAATATTGTAATGAACATGGTCCACAGACCGGGCAGCAGCAACCGCTACAACAGCAACAACCTTTTGAGAATAATAATTCTTCTTTGCAGCAATCGGAACTTAATGACACAGGCCAGAATGATAACTTTTTAGATGACTTAATTCAAAATAAAAAGAATAATAAACCAAGTAAGAAAAATGCAAAACTGAAACCTTCTAATCTTCTAGAAGATAATTAA
- a CDS encoding BofC C-terminal domain-containing protein, with the protein MARRRSYRLVTFCCFIILLISFGFGYYINTPDRSNNKDNKQVAQNDKSNAGETEKIEKSNLEEKVNIDNPNHEGGEGEANNEGIIEPVNIDIQKQRITINTRVTFKRNYLKCNHQLTEEVNAPQDLINLTEEELKKLYPNWKLESFGSERVVLSTDVDEQCPNHYIVKEYDGKVGLFYQIPVNGKDFIRDIGNINIEQLRQDDREKLKKGIAVDSDEELAQLLEDFTS; encoded by the coding sequence ATGGCAAGAAGAAGGTCCTACAGGTTAGTGACATTCTGTTGCTTTATCATTTTACTGATAAGTTTTGGTTTTGGATATTATATCAATACGCCAGATAGGTCAAATAATAAGGACAATAAGCAAGTTGCCCAAAATGACAAATCAAATGCAGGAGAGACTGAAAAAATAGAAAAAAGTAATCTTGAAGAAAAAGTAAATATTGATAACCCAAACCATGAAGGTGGTGAGGGTGAAGCTAATAATGAAGGTATAATTGAACCGGTAAATATAGATATTCAAAAACAAAGAATTACTATTAACACAAGGGTAACTTTTAAACGCAATTATTTAAAATGTAACCATCAACTAACAGAAGAAGTCAATGCACCTCAAGATTTGATAAATCTTACTGAGGAAGAATTAAAAAAGCTTTATCCTAACTGGAAGTTAGAAAGTTTCGGTAGTGAACGGGTAGTACTTTCTACCGATGTTGATGAGCAATGTCCAAACCACTATATCGTAAAAGAATATGATGGGAAAGTAGGATTGTTCTATCAAATTCCTGTAAATGGGAAAGATTTTATACGTGATATCGGAAATATAAATATTGAACAGCTTAGACAGGATGACAGGGAAAAATTGAAAAAAGGTATAGCAGTTGATTCTGATGAAGAATTGGCACAGCTTCTTGAAGATTTTACAAGTTAA
- a CDS encoding recombinase zinc beta ribbon domain-containing protein, protein MQELVSYYVCNNKSISGGVRCDNSNVRTDVLEALVEEKLMDITSYICSSSVDKG, encoded by the coding sequence ATTCAAGAATTAGTTAGTTACTACGTATGTAATAATAAAAGTATTTCCGGTGGTGTTCGCTGTGATAATAGCAATGTACGTACGGATGTTTTAGAAGCACTTGTTGAAGAAAAGCTAATGGATATAACATCATACATCTGCTCTTCTTCAGTTGACAAAGGCTGA
- a CDS encoding nucleotidyltransferase domain-containing protein, whose product MGQTVDVNSVKNDIDRIKDQIISHYAPSKIILFGSQAKGTATSKSDIDLCIIKDTDNKKELLTDMYLNVESNKPFDLLLYTTDEWYDCVNDTTSFAYLINKKGITIYG is encoded by the coding sequence ATGGGACAAACTGTTGATGTTAATAGTGTAAAAAATGATATTGATAGAATTAAGGATCAAATTATTTCTCACTATGCTCCTTCAAAGATTATACTTTTTGGTTCACAAGCTAAAGGAACTGCTACAAGCAAAAGTGATATTGACTTATGTATAATTAAAGATACTGACAACAAGAAAGAATTGTTAACGGATATGTATCTAAATGTTGAAAGTAATAAGCCGTTTGATTTACTTCTTTATACAACCGATGAATGGTACGACTGTGTAAATGATACTACTAGTTTTGCATATCTAATTAATAAGAAAGGAATTACCATATATGGTTGA
- a CDS encoding HEPN domain-containing protein — protein MVDSSRYVDWLEKAQRDIKSAKVLKQNDCGNDVVAFHCQQAVEKALKGYLLKKTGQIVEGHSLIYLCKEASGYNSGFKTKLKDCAFVNQYYIETRYPADIPLIVSDEEAEECIAISEDIYKIVNDNI, from the coding sequence ATGGTTGACAGCTCGAGATATGTTGATTGGCTTGAAAAAGCGCAAAGAGATATAAAATCAGCGAAAGTACTAAAGCAAAATGATTGTGGCAATGATGTAGTTGCATTTCATTGTCAGCAAGCTGTAGAGAAAGCCCTCAAAGGCTACTTGCTCAAAAAAACTGGACAGATTGTCGAAGGACATAGTCTTATTTATTTGTGTAAGGAAGCATCAGGATATAACAGTGGTTTCAAAACAAAATTAAAAGATTGCGCCTTTGTTAATCAATACTATATTGAGACACGTTATCCAGCGGATATACCTCTTATTGTATCAGATGAAGAAGCTGAAGAATGTATTGCTATTTCTGAAGACATCTATAAAATTGTGAATGATAATATTTGA
- a CDS encoding ISAs1 family transposase, whose product MTTYRTFEKGHGRIEERIYYYSTDIKWMDAKEEWEKMNGIGMVVRRTEEKGNKTEEKAFHFGSVNSVIEYAKAVRQHWGIESMHWSLDATFSKDACKTRKGKAPENLAMLKRLSLNMVRKDEARYPKKSLKIRKVHSLLDEEYLDYILRINFG is encoded by the coding sequence TTGACAACCTATAGGACTTTTGAGAAGGGGCATGGCAGAATTGAGGAAAGAATATATTACTACTCTACCGATATAAAATGGATGGATGCAAAAGAAGAATGGGAAAAGATGAATGGTATTGGAATGGTTGTCAGGAGAACTGAAGAGAAGGGAAATAAAACAGAGGAAAAAGCTTTTCATTTTGGGAGCGTAAACTCTGTAATAGAATATGCAAAAGCAGTAAGGCAGCACTGGGGAATTGAGAGTATGCATTGGTCTCTTGATGCAACCTTTAGTAAAGACGCTTGCAAAACCAGAAAAGGAAAAGCGCCTGAAAACCTTGCGATGCTCAAAAGACTTTCATTAAATATGGTAAGGAAAGATGAAGCAAGATATCCGAAAAAAAGTTTAAAAATAAGAAAAGTACATTCGTTATTAGATGAAGAGTATCTAGATTATATATTAAGAATAAACTTTGGCTGA
- the sigK gene encoding RNA polymerase sporulation sigma factor SigK has protein sequence MFSVFLTVFSVTLKYIFLLVSYVSNTNSFPQPLSTEEEQMYLERYRAGDEEAKNVLIERNLRLVAHIIKKYSTTGKDSDDLISIGTIGLIKAITTFDADKGTRLATYAARCIENEILMTIRAGKKMQNEVSLHDPIGVDKEGNEIALIDIISNDGESVLEEVELKMQVKKLYNKMKNILKNREKLVLQLRYGLLNGNVKTQREIAQMLGISRSYVSRIEKKAIKKLGKELKTENSL, from the coding sequence ATGTTTTCAGTTTTCTTAACGGTTTTTTCAGTTACTCTAAAGTATATTTTCCTGCTAGTTTCCTATGTATCAAATACAAATTCATTTCCTCAGCCTTTGTCAACTGAAGAAGAGCAGATGTATCTTGAAAGGTATAGGGCCGGTGATGAAGAGGCAAAGAACGTACTAATAGAAAGAAACCTCAGGCTTGTGGCACATATCATAAAAAAATACAGCACTACGGGAAAAGATAGCGATGACCTTATATCTATCGGTACTATCGGTTTAATAAAAGCAATTACTACCTTTGATGCTGATAAAGGTACCAGATTGGCCACCTATGCAGCTCGATGCATAGAAAATGAAATTTTAATGACAATAAGAGCGGGAAAGAAAATGCAAAATGAGGTTTCCCTGCATGATCCTATCGGGGTTGACAAGGAGGGAAATGAGATCGCACTTATAGATATCATCAGCAATGATGGTGAGTCAGTACTGGAAGAGGTAGAACTAAAAATGCAGGTAAAAAAATTGTATAATAAAATGAAGAATATCTTAAAGAATAGGGAGAAATTAGTTCTACAATTGAGGTATGGATTATTAAATGGAAACGTTAAGACACAGCGCGAAATAGCACAGATGCTCGGAATTTCTCGTTCCTATGTTTCAAGAATAGAAAAGAAGGCAATTAAAAAGCTGGGTAAAGAATTAAAAACCGAGAATAGTCTATAG
- a CDS encoding HAD family hydrolase, which yields MIDTFLFDLDGTLLPLDIDHFMKIYFHEMGIAFSDIIAPEKLFKYIWTATEAMVQNVEHKTNEEVFMDKFSKLIDGDIDVYKKRFDAFYDSGFLKTRKSVNSVPIMKESIDILIDKGYQLVLATNPLFPRKAIEHRIKWAGFKPEQFSFITSYEDSHYCKPQIKYYEEILKEINKLPHQCMMVGNDVQEDLIASSLGIQTFLITDYMINRDEGTIECTYKGTYEDFYKFVQNLEPAA from the coding sequence ATGATTGATACTTTTTTATTTGATTTGGATGGTACTCTTTTGCCGCTGGATATAGACCATTTTATGAAAATTTATTTTCATGAAATGGGAATTGCTTTTTCCGATATTATAGCACCTGAAAAACTATTCAAATATATCTGGACTGCTACAGAAGCTATGGTGCAAAATGTTGAACACAAAACGAATGAAGAAGTTTTTATGGATAAGTTTTCTAAGCTTATAGACGGTGATATTGATGTATATAAAAAACGCTTTGACGCCTTCTATGATAGTGGATTTTTAAAAACCAGGAAATCAGTAAACAGCGTGCCTATCATGAAAGAAAGTATAGATATACTTATAGATAAAGGGTACCAGTTAGTATTAGCGACAAACCCTTTATTTCCTAGAAAAGCTATAGAACATAGAATAAAATGGGCTGGTTTTAAACCCGAACAATTTTCATTTATTACGTCCTACGAAGATAGCCACTATTGTAAGCCTCAAATTAAATATTACGAAGAAATCCTGAAAGAGATTAATAAGCTGCCTCATCAATGCATGATGGTTGGTAATGATGTACAAGAAGACCTTATTGCTTCATCCCTGGGAATTCAAACCTTTCTCATTACAGACTATATGATTAATAGAGATGAGGGTACTATTGAGTGCACATATAAAGGAACCTACGAGGATTTTTATAAGTTTGTACAAAACCTGGAACCTGCAGCCTAG
- a CDS encoding RluA family pseudouridine synthase has protein sequence MNRFFELTITEDMAGKTIKEILYDYYDMSARLINRLKLSNGILLNGKSQFVTAIVHQGDILKISLPLETSLNIVATAMPLEIVYEDHDIMVIDKPPNLPVHPSQGNYSNTLANGVMYYWQQKGFNHIYRPVNRLDKDTSGLIIIAKNQYAHQQFANQITNKQLKRKYIAIVHGNVAQEKGTIDLPIARKEGSTIERMVSEDGQQAVTHYKVLKRVDNFTVIELVLQTGRTHQIRVHMSYIGHPLVGDWLYGKEEQELISRQALHSYSLEFIHPVSRQVMNFKSDIPGDMRKLIENV, from the coding sequence TTGAATAGATTTTTTGAATTAACCATCACTGAAGATATGGCTGGAAAAACTATTAAGGAAATATTATATGATTATTATGATATGTCTGCAAGACTCATTAACAGGTTGAAATTAAGCAACGGTATTTTGTTAAATGGTAAAAGCCAGTTTGTAACTGCCATTGTTCATCAGGGAGATATTTTAAAGATATCCTTACCTTTGGAAACTTCTTTAAATATTGTAGCTACTGCAATGCCTTTAGAGATAGTATACGAGGATCATGATATAATGGTAATTGATAAACCGCCGAATTTGCCTGTACATCCCAGTCAGGGGAATTACAGCAATACACTGGCAAATGGTGTAATGTACTACTGGCAGCAAAAAGGATTTAACCATATATACCGGCCGGTGAACCGGTTAGACAAAGATACGTCAGGGTTGATTATTATCGCCAAGAATCAATATGCTCACCAGCAATTTGCTAACCAGATTACTAACAAACAGTTGAAAAGAAAATATATTGCAATTGTACACGGAAACGTTGCACAAGAAAAAGGTACTATTGATTTACCTATTGCAAGAAAAGAGGGAAGCACTATAGAACGTATGGTTAGTGAAGACGGTCAACAGGCTGTTACGCATTATAAAGTACTAAAAAGAGTGGATAATTTTACAGTAATTGAACTGGTGCTTCAAACAGGCCGGACGCACCAGATAAGAGTACATATGAGCTATATAGGGCATCCTCTTGTGGGAGACTGGCTCTATGGAAAAGAAGAGCAAGAACTAATCTCACGTCAAGCTCTTCATTCATACAGCCTGGAATTTATACATCCGGTAAGCAGGCAGGTTATGAATTTTAAAAGCGATATTCCTGGAGACATGAGAAAATTAATAGAAAATGTATAG
- a CDS encoding sugar-binding protein, which translates to MPKDNTKRPEYHFAIIAQNTDDPFWQSVKKGTLEAARAFNVAVEFNGPRFTNIVEELQYLDIAIASRVDGIATHVLDDKQFTPLIDKAVNMNIPVVTIETDAKTSKRSSFIGTNSFKLGDEGGKLIAEAAGGKAKVAVILNSYSDDGENIAQNLRVAGFRDAIKNYPEIEIKTVQSSRMGIFSAEEVTQEILNKFPDVNAIFCTSSKDTIGAAQVIVDFNRVGDVTLIGYSDLKEVLRYVEKGVIYGTVISNPVNMGYESIKALVELKKKKRTSSYVDTGVSVVTGKNLAEYNKMMETEKGQDLLK; encoded by the coding sequence ATGCCAAAAGATAATACAAAAAGGCCGGAGTACCACTTTGCTATTATTGCCCAAAATACGGATGATCCCTTTTGGCAGTCTGTTAAGAAAGGAACCCTGGAAGCTGCTAGGGCATTTAATGTGGCTGTTGAGTTTAATGGGCCACGTTTTACAAATATTGTTGAAGAACTTCAGTACTTGGATATTGCTATTGCGTCCAGGGTAGACGGGATAGCAACCCATGTCCTTGATGATAAACAATTTACTCCCCTTATAGACAAAGCAGTAAATATGAACATTCCCGTTGTCACCATTGAAACTGACGCAAAAACCAGTAAGCGGTCATCCTTTATTGGCACCAATAGCTTTAAATTGGGCGATGAAGGCGGCAAGCTAATAGCGGAAGCTGCCGGAGGAAAAGCCAAGGTTGCGGTGATACTTAACAGCTATAGTGATGATGGAGAAAATATAGCACAGAATCTAAGGGTTGCCGGGTTTCGGGATGCCATTAAAAATTATCCCGAGATTGAGATCAAGACGGTGCAGTCATCCAGGATGGGGATTTTTAGTGCCGAAGAGGTTACCCAGGAAATTCTGAATAAATTTCCCGATGTTAATGCTATCTTTTGCACAAGTTCCAAGGATACTATCGGTGCTGCGCAGGTTATAGTAGATTTTAACAGGGTTGGAGATGTTACACTCATTGGATACAGCGATTTGAAGGAAGTGCTGCGCTATGTTGAAAAAGGTGTTATCTATGGCACGGTAATAAGCAATCCCGTTAATATGGGGTATGAAAGCATTAAGGCTCTTGTAGAATTAAAAAAGAAAAAACGCACATCGTCTTATGTTGAC